The Cherax quadricarinatus isolate ZL_2023a chromosome 43, ASM3850222v1, whole genome shotgun sequence genome has a segment encoding these proteins:
- the LOC128694344 gene encoding GPI mannosyltransferase 1 — translation MGLGTRGSRFGSTEVIQIHLFLGFLIRLLFIVYGEHHDKTNTLKYTDIDYHVFTDASREIAAGGSPFDRHTYRYTPFLAWILMPNVYINFTFGKLLFSALDCVAAKLIYELLIQDGQSKLTALKCSFIWLYNPLVIGVSTRGSAEAIMAVLVLLTLYMMKLRLYLLAGLFLGMSVHVKLYPLIYSLPLYLSLTSDFHQHWGWRRLMPTYSKMRLVVGSLTSFFGLTGLGIAMYGEQYIEEAFLYHLTRTDTRHNFSIYFYLLYIGADFHIPGLSVATFGPQIILLFALGYKFGNCADVPFAMFTQTVVFVTFNKVVTSQYFLWYILLLPIIVPRLKLTWQKATLLCVLWVAAQASWLLPAYLLEFHAINAFVPIWLEGIAFFCCNVGVLMALISSYTTRITSHHHSSRKNR, via the coding sequence ATGGGTTTAGGTACAAGAGGCTCACGATTTGGATCAACTGAAGTAAttcagatccatctcttccttggATTCTTGATTAGACTTCTATTTATTGTGTATGGTGAACATCATGATAAAACAAATACACTTAAGTACACAGATATTGATTACCATGTTTTTACTGATGCTTCACGTGAAATAGCTGCAGGGGGATCTCCTTTTGATCGCCATACATATCGCTATACCCCTTTTCTTGCTTGGATCCTCATGCCTAATGTATATATTAATTTTACATTTGGAAAATTGTTATTCTCTGCTTTAGACTGTGTTGCTGCAAAACTAATCTATGAATTACTTATACAGGATGGACAAAGCAAATTAACTGCTCTCAAGTGTTCCTTCATATGGTTATACAACCCACTGGTGATTGGGGTATCCACAAGAGGGAGTGCCGAGGCCATCATGGCAGTTTTAGTGTTACTTACTCTTTATATGATGAAATTACGACTCTACCTTCTTGCTGGGCTATTCCTAGGTATGTCTGTTCATGTCAAACTGTATCCACTTATCTATAGTCTTCCACTATACTTGTCATTAACTAGTGACTTTCATCAGCATTGGGGTTGGAGACGATTAATGCCAACCTACTCAAAAATGAGATTAGTGGTAGGTTCTTTAACTTCTTTTTTTGGTCTGACAGGATTAGGTATTGCAATGTATGGAGAACAGTATATTGAGGAAGCCTTTTTATATCATCTTACACGTACAGACACTAGGCACAATTTTTCTATTTACTTCTACCTTCTATACATTGGTGCAGATTTTCATATTCCAGGGTTAAGTGTTGCCACTTTTGGGCCTCAAATAATTCTGCTGTTTGCACTTGGATATAAATTTGGTAACTGTGCAGATGTTCCTTTTGCAATGTTTACACAGACTGTAGTTTTTGTTACCTTTAACAAAGTAGTAACATCACAGTATTTCTTGTGGTACATTCTTCTCTTGCCCATTATAGTACCACGATTGAAACTTACTTGGCAGAAAGCTacattattgtgtgtgttatgGGTTGCAGCTCAAGCATCTTGGCTACTTCCAGCTTATTTGTTGGAATTTCATGCTATTAATGCTTTTGTACCCATATGGTTAGAAGGCATAGCTTTTTTCTGCTGCAATGTAGGGGTGCTGATGGCACTTATCTCAAGCTACACAACACGCATAACCAGCCATCACCATAGCTCTCGTAAAAATCGGTAA